From Mucilaginibacter rubeus, a single genomic window includes:
- a CDS encoding 2Fe-2S iron-sulfur cluster-binding protein, with protein sequence MKVTIDGITVDVEPGTSILNAARQIGGDIVPPAMCYYSKLQGSGGKCRTCLVKVTKGSEKDPRPMPKLVASCRTGVMDGMEVQNITSPEVVEARKGVVEMLLINHPLDCPVCDQAGECHLQDLGFEHGAAKTRYEFDRRTFEKIDIGDKIQLHMTRCILCYRCVFTADQITNTRLHGILNRGDHSEISTYISKAVDNDFSGNVIDVCPVGALTDKTFRFKNRVWFTKPVEAHRDCDKCCGKVTLWYKGEDVIRVTGRKDVYGEVEEFICNTCRFDKKKTADWVIEGPRKVSHQSVISANHYEFTPLPVVKTNPVLMEANKEQFERETRL encoded by the coding sequence ATGAAAGTAACAATAGACGGAATAACCGTTGATGTAGAACCCGGGACAAGCATCCTGAATGCCGCAAGGCAGATAGGTGGCGATATTGTTCCGCCTGCAATGTGCTATTACTCTAAGCTGCAGGGCAGCGGCGGTAAATGCCGTACCTGTTTGGTTAAGGTTACCAAAGGATCTGAGAAAGATCCGCGCCCTATGCCTAAGCTGGTGGCTTCTTGCCGTACCGGTGTTATGGATGGTATGGAGGTACAAAATATCACTTCGCCTGAGGTTGTTGAAGCCCGTAAAGGTGTGGTAGAAATGCTGCTGATCAATCACCCGCTTGATTGCCCTGTGTGCGACCAGGCCGGCGAATGTCATCTTCAGGATCTTGGTTTTGAACATGGTGCTGCAAAAACCCGTTACGAGTTTGACCGCCGGACATTTGAAAAGATCGATATCGGTGATAAGATCCAGCTGCACATGACCCGTTGCATCCTTTGCTACCGTTGTGTGTTCACTGCTGATCAGATCACTAACACCCGTTTACACGGTATCCTGAACAGGGGCGATCATTCAGAAATATCTACCTACATCAGCAAAGCTGTTGATAACGATTTTTCTGGCAACGTGATTGATGTTTGCCCGGTAGGCGCTTTAACTGATAAAACTTTCCGCTTTAAAAACCGTGTTTGGTTTACCAAACCGGTTGAAGCGCACCGCGATTGCGATAAATGCTGTGGTAAAGTTACCTTATGGTATAAAGGTGAGGATGTGATCAGGGTAACAGGCCGTAAAGATGTTTATGGCGAGGTTGAAGAGTTTATCTGCAACACCTGCCGTTTCGATAAAAAGAAAACTGCCGATTGGGTAATTGAAGGTCCGCGTAAGGTATCTCATCAATCAGTGATCAGCGCTAACCATTACGAGTTTACACCACTGCCGGTTGTTAAAACCAACCCGGTATTGATGGAAGCTAATAAAGAACAATTTGAAAGGGAGACCCGCTTATAA
- the nuoH gene encoding NADH-quinone oxidoreductase subunit NuoH has product METTDLIFRIVLIVVIFAISLVVAMYSTYAERKVAAFFQDRIGPNRAGPWGILQPLADGGKMFLKEEIIPTNATGFLFIVGPSLAILTACIGSAVIPWGSAISIGGHTFDLQVTDINVGVLYIFGVVSLGVYGIMIGGWASNNKYSLLGAIRAASQNISYEISMGLSIIALLMLTGTLSLKEIAEQQHGFAWNVWRQPLGFLLFLVCAFAETNRSPFDLPECETELVGGYHTEYSSMKLGFYLFAEYINMFISSAVMATLYWGGYNYPGMDWVAAHVGPTIGPLIGVVVLFGKIFFSIFFFMWVRWTIPRFRYDQLMDLGWKILIPLAIANIVLTGVISTLLK; this is encoded by the coding sequence ATGGAAACTACCGATTTAATATTCAGGATCGTACTGATCGTTGTGATTTTCGCTATCAGCCTGGTTGTAGCTATGTACTCAACCTATGCCGAGCGTAAAGTTGCCGCATTTTTCCAGGATAGGATAGGCCCTAACCGCGCCGGCCCCTGGGGTATTTTACAACCCCTTGCCGATGGTGGTAAAATGTTTTTAAAAGAAGAGATCATTCCAACCAATGCAACCGGTTTCCTGTTCATTGTGGGTCCTTCATTGGCTATTTTAACTGCTTGTATAGGTTCGGCCGTTATTCCATGGGGATCAGCTATTTCTATCGGCGGTCATACATTTGATCTGCAGGTTACCGATATCAACGTAGGTGTACTTTACATTTTTGGTGTAGTATCATTAGGCGTTTACGGTATTATGATAGGTGGCTGGGCATCAAACAATAAATATTCATTGTTAGGTGCTATCCGTGCCGCATCACAAAACATCAGCTATGAAATTTCGATGGGTTTATCTATCATCGCTTTGCTGATGCTTACCGGTACTTTAAGCCTTAAGGAAATTGCCGAACAACAACATGGCTTTGCCTGGAACGTTTGGAGACAGCCACTTGGCTTCCTGCTGTTCCTGGTGTGTGCTTTTGCCGAAACCAACCGTTCACCGTTCGACTTACCTGAGTGCGAAACCGAACTTGTAGGTGGTTATCACACCGAGTATTCATCAATGAAATTAGGTTTTTACCTGTTTGCCGAATATATCAACATGTTCATTTCATCGGCAGTAATGGCTACCCTTTACTGGGGTGGTTATAACTACCCGGGCATGGATTGGGTTGCCGCGCATGTGGGCCCAACTATCGGTCCGCTGATTGGTGTTGTGGTGTTATTTGGTAAGATATTCTTCTCTATCTTCTTCTTCATGTGGGTACGCTGGACAATCCCGCGTTTCCGTTATGACCAGTTGATGGATTTGGGTTGGAAAATATTAATTCCATTGGCTATTGCCAACATCGTGCTTACAGGCGTGATTAGTACATTACTTAAATAG
- a CDS encoding NuoI/complex I 23 kDa subunit family protein, whose amino-acid sequence MESLSNKRKVLEVKPLNFLERAYLPAIVGGLSTTMKHFFKKPVTISYPEEKREFSENFRGMHSLKRDENGKERCTACGLCALSCPAEAITMTAAERQKGEEHLYREEKYAAVYEINMLRCIFCGLCEEACPKEAIYLDGDIVPSDYLRKDFIYGKDKLVEAPLNQ is encoded by the coding sequence ATGGAATCATTAAGCAATAAACGAAAAGTACTGGAAGTTAAGCCACTTAATTTTTTGGAGCGTGCTTACCTGCCGGCTATTGTAGGCGGTTTATCCACTACAATGAAACACTTTTTCAAAAAGCCGGTAACCATCAGCTATCCTGAAGAGAAGCGTGAATTTTCGGAAAACTTCCGTGGCATGCACTCTTTGAAGCGCGATGAGAACGGTAAAGAGCGTTGCACAGCTTGCGGCCTTTGCGCATTATCATGCCCAGCCGAAGCTATTACTATGACAGCTGCTGAGCGTCAGAAAGGTGAAGAGCACCTGTACCGCGAGGAGAAATATGCAGCAGTTTATGAAATCAACATGTTGCGTTGCATTTTCTGCGGTTTGTGTGAAGAGGCCTGCCCTAAAGAAGCTATTTATCTTGACGGTGATATTGTACCTTCTGACTATTTAAGGAAGGATTTTATTTACGGTAAAGACAAATTAGTAGAAGCACCCTTAAATCAATAA
- a CDS encoding NADH-quinone oxidoreductase subunit J, which yields MSTFYFIAFLSIFFSILVISAKNPVHSILYLILTFFTFTIHYILLNAQFLAIVNFIVYMGAILVLFLYTLMLINLNKESEPVKPFMVKVAGVFGGGILAVAVASSLKLIGASNPVLLQNPDLGLVKNLGKVLFNEFLLPFEVSSVLLLSAMVGAVLLATKEKEPKAA from the coding sequence ATGAGTACATTTTACTTCATCGCATTTTTGTCCATATTCTTTTCGATATTGGTAATCTCGGCCAAAAATCCGGTACATAGTATCCTTTATCTGATCCTTACCTTTTTTACTTTCACCATCCACTACATTTTGCTTAACGCTCAATTTTTGGCGATTGTAAATTTCATTGTATACATGGGCGCTATATTGGTATTGTTCCTGTATACGCTGATGCTGATCAACCTTAACAAGGAGTCGGAACCTGTAAAACCATTTATGGTTAAAGTAGCAGGTGTTTTTGGTGGTGGCATATTGGCTGTTGCTGTAGCATCATCACTTAAACTGATTGGAGCATCAAACCCTGTATTGTTACAAAACCCCGATCTGGGCCTTGTAAAAAACTTAGGTAAAGTATTGTTCAACGAATTTTTATTGCCATTTGAAGTGTCATCAGTACTGTTGCTATCGGCAATGGTAGGCGCGGTATTATTGGCCACTAAAGAAAAAGAACCTAAAGCAGCATAA
- the nuoK gene encoding NADH-quinone oxidoreductase subunit NuoK — MESLTNTMHAVPLNHYILLSTIIFAIGVMGVLIRRNAIVIFMSVELMLNSVNLLLTAFSVYRGDATGQVFVFFIMALAAAEVAVGLAIIVMIYRNTNSIDINVLNRLKW, encoded by the coding sequence ATGGAAAGTTTAACAAATACTATGCACGCCGTGCCGCTTAATCATTACATATTATTAAGCACCATCATTTTTGCTATAGGCGTAATGGGCGTATTAATTCGCCGTAATGCTATCGTGATCTTCATGTCGGTTGAGCTGATGCTTAACTCGGTTAACCTGTTGCTTACCGCATTTTCGGTATACAGGGGTGATGCTACCGGGCAAGTGTTCGTGTTTTTTATCATGGCGCTGGCCGCTGCCGAAGTTGCGGTAGGCTTAGCTATCATCGTGATGATTTACCGTAACACCAACTCAATTGATATCAACGTACTGAACAGATTAAAATGGTAG
- the nuoL gene encoding NADH-quinone oxidoreductase subunit L, producing the protein MDKYIWLIPILPLAGFVINGLGRNSLSKSVIGFIGSLIVLVSFGLSLAVFFQVKSTGVPINVNYFTWFAVGALKFPFAFLIDQLSAIMLLIITGVGFLIHLYSIGYMHDDEGFGKFFAYLNLFVFFMLLLVLGSNYLIMFIGWEGVGLCSYLLIGFWFTNPDYADAAKKAFVMNRIGDLGFLLGIFTIIYVFGSIQFAEIFPKAATMKSGAGPLLIITILLFIGACGKSAQLPLFTWLPDAMAGPTPVSALIHAATMVTAGIYMIARSNILYTLSPFTMELIAYIGLATALIAALIALTQTDIKKVLAYSTVSQLGYMFLGLGVGAYTGAFFHVLTHAFFKALLFLGAGSVIHAMSGEQDMRKMGGLKGKIKVTFGTMLIGTIAIAGIPPFAGFFSKDEILAHAYVHNPVFWAVGAFTALLTSFYMFRMMYLTFYGKFRGTHDQEHHLHESPPTILVPLIILAILSIVGGFIGIPEVMGGHHELEHFLAPVFAKSTEIMGEHHMAASLEWGLMGASVALALAAMLYAYVKYAKNGSVPVADTEERPALTSLSYHKFYLDELYDLIVRKPLDWLSTFFYNVIDKLGIDGLVNGIGRGTIETSKGLRLLQTGNVGFYIFIMVLGIIAVLLYSVFGLTKI; encoded by the coding sequence ATGGATAAATATATCTGGCTTATTCCTATATTACCGTTAGCCGGTTTTGTTATAAACGGACTTGGCCGTAATTCGTTATCAAAAAGCGTAATCGGCTTTATTGGCAGTTTAATCGTACTGGTATCATTTGGTTTAAGTCTTGCCGTTTTCTTCCAGGTAAAATCAACTGGTGTACCCATCAACGTTAACTACTTTACTTGGTTTGCGGTTGGTGCATTAAAATTCCCTTTCGCGTTTCTGATAGATCAGTTAAGTGCTATTATGCTGCTGATCATTACAGGCGTTGGTTTCCTGATCCACTTGTATTCTATCGGTTATATGCATGACGACGAAGGTTTCGGAAAGTTTTTTGCTTACCTGAACTTATTCGTTTTCTTCATGCTGTTACTGGTTTTAGGCTCAAACTATCTCATCATGTTTATTGGATGGGAGGGTGTAGGCTTATGCTCGTACCTGCTTATCGGTTTCTGGTTCACTAACCCGGATTATGCTGATGCCGCTAAAAAAGCTTTTGTGATGAACCGCATCGGTGACCTTGGCTTTTTATTAGGTATCTTCACTATAATTTACGTTTTCGGTAGTATCCAGTTTGCGGAGATCTTTCCAAAGGCGGCTACTATGAAATCAGGCGCAGGTCCGCTGTTAATAATTACCATATTATTATTTATCGGTGCCTGCGGTAAATCAGCGCAGTTACCATTGTTTACCTGGTTACCAGACGCGATGGCCGGCCCGACCCCCGTTTCGGCCCTGATCCACGCAGCTACCATGGTTACAGCTGGTATCTATATGATTGCCCGTTCAAATATCTTATATACTTTATCACCTTTTACCATGGAGCTGATAGCTTATATAGGTTTAGCAACGGCACTTATCGCGGCACTCATCGCGTTAACGCAAACAGATATTAAAAAGGTATTGGCTTATTCAACCGTATCTCAATTAGGGTACATGTTTTTAGGCCTGGGGGTTGGTGCTTATACCGGTGCTTTCTTCCACGTGTTAACACACGCTTTCTTTAAAGCTTTATTATTCCTTGGTGCAGGTTCTGTGATCCACGCGATGAGCGGCGAGCAGGATATGCGTAAAATGGGCGGCTTGAAAGGAAAGATCAAAGTTACTTTCGGCACTATGCTGATCGGTACTATTGCTATTGCCGGTATCCCTCCGTTTGCAGGTTTCTTCTCAAAAGATGAAATATTGGCACATGCTTATGTACATAACCCGGTATTCTGGGCAGTAGGTGCATTTACAGCATTGCTTACTTCTTTCTATATGTTCAGGATGATGTACCTTACTTTCTACGGAAAGTTCCGTGGTACGCATGATCAGGAACACCACTTACATGAGTCGCCTCCAACTATATTGGTTCCATTGATCATATTAGCTATTCTTTCTATAGTAGGTGGTTTCATCGGTATACCGGAAGTTATGGGCGGACATCACGAACTGGAGCACTTCCTGGCGCCTGTATTTGCAAAATCAACAGAGATTATGGGTGAGCACCATATGGCTGCCAGCCTTGAATGGGGATTAATGGGGGCGTCAGTTGCTTTGGCTTTAGCTGCTATGCTTTATGCCTATGTTAAATATGCTAAAAATGGCAGTGTACCGGTTGCTGATACTGAGGAGCGTCCTGCACTCACCAGCCTTTCGTACCACAAGTTTTACCTGGATGAGCTTTACGACCTGATTGTTCGTAAACCGCTTGACTGGCTTTCAACCTTCTTCTATAATGTAATAGACAAATTAGGTATTGATGGTTTGGTGAAC